From one Mycobacterium colombiense CECT 3035 genomic stretch:
- a CDS encoding aromatic ring-hydroxylating oxygenase subunit alpha: protein MEHDQLIDLTRRALKLARDKATDLAPAQHTVDAGDYTDTERHHRDRAMLLASPQLVGYVSELPAPGAYCTKTVMGRSILLTRTSQGTVKAFNNVCLHRQSQVVAGCGTAKRFTCPYHAWTYDNAGRLVALPGREGFPEVAIKSDGLTELPATEFAGFLWVALDPGATLDVAAHLGPLADELDSWGIGRWSPLGEKVLDSPINWKLAIDTFAENYHFATVHQQTFATIARSNCTVFDSYGPHHRLIFPLNTILDLDELPEDQWNPFHNMVVIYALFPNIVLSVTIANGELFRVYPGDRPGRSITVHQNATPQDLSDESVAAGAQAVFEYAHATVRDEDYRLAEGLQANLESGARDHLVFGRNEPGLQHRHITWARALSESAGIG, encoded by the coding sequence ATGGAGCACGATCAGCTCATCGACCTGACGCGGCGCGCGTTGAAGTTGGCGCGGGACAAGGCGACCGACCTCGCTCCGGCCCAGCACACGGTCGACGCGGGCGACTACACGGATACCGAACGGCATCACCGGGATCGGGCCATGCTGCTGGCCAGTCCGCAGCTGGTCGGCTATGTCTCTGAGCTCCCCGCCCCGGGTGCGTACTGCACGAAAACGGTGATGGGGCGGTCCATCCTGCTGACCCGAACCTCCCAGGGAACGGTGAAGGCGTTCAACAACGTCTGCCTGCATCGCCAGTCGCAGGTAGTGGCGGGGTGCGGCACCGCCAAGCGATTCACCTGCCCGTACCACGCCTGGACATACGACAACGCAGGGCGCTTGGTGGCACTTCCGGGACGCGAGGGGTTCCCGGAAGTGGCCATCAAGTCCGACGGCCTGACCGAGCTCCCGGCCACCGAATTCGCCGGATTCCTCTGGGTCGCACTGGATCCCGGAGCGACGCTGGACGTGGCAGCGCACCTGGGCCCGCTCGCCGACGAACTCGACTCGTGGGGCATCGGGCGCTGGTCCCCGCTGGGCGAGAAGGTGCTGGACTCCCCCATCAACTGGAAGCTGGCGATCGACACCTTCGCCGAGAACTACCATTTCGCCACCGTCCATCAGCAGACGTTCGCCACGATCGCGCGCAGCAACTGCACGGTGTTCGACTCCTACGGGCCGCACCACCGGCTGATCTTCCCGCTCAACACCATCCTGGATCTCGACGAGCTGCCCGAGGATCAGTGGAATCCGTTCCACAACATGGTGGTGATCTACGCGCTGTTCCCCAACATTGTGCTCTCGGTGACCATTGCCAACGGCGAGCTGTTCCGGGTCTATCCCGGGGATCGCCCCGGCCGGTCAATCACCGTCCACCAGAACGCAACACCGCAGGACCTCTCCGATGAGTCGGTGGCCGCCGGCGCGCAGGCCGTTTTCGAATACGCGCACGCCACCGTGCGCGACGAGGACTACCGACTGGCCGAGGGGCTGCAAGCCAATCTGGAGTCGGGCGCCCGCGACCACCTGGTGTTCGGCCGCAACGAGCCGGGCTTGCAGCATCGCCACATCACCTGGGCCCGCGCGCTGTCAGAGTCAGCCGGGATCGGATGA
- a CDS encoding lipocalin-like domain-containing protein, with protein MTSDWRSYPFRLVPGDDQLEFPAAEGEHPDQESDTWFIAGQLDAAESDRSFAFLTIFNKNRPGGTVVADFYTMALFDLDTGDYGTFTDYDMPPANMEPGAQRKLTMASGHLDINYHSSAGTASWTTSRNGDGELLPYTYRVSLVGEDQSGRPMRLDLAVTPTRAPTPVGASRYNGKIVCFGQSETYSYFQTGMAMTGTLRWGDMVQQVSGASGHVDRQWFPKYAGGGGSGGDPRARSHEWRTINFDNGVDLSIWRQFDRANRNALQPFTGITTSHPDPAIAPECAEDIEVTVSSYVRWPEAMRPLVRPLAPARYMPDRHRITCATIQLDLVGEPLVAAPAHGLPIEYMEGPYRYRGTMWGEPVTGFAFNERSLALYRDWELVDVLSTTVAGLAQPDPTLQAMVDQVVPLVAAGRRKDAVELLFASAPVENDTLAKLLDDLIAVLSSDPG; from the coding sequence ATGACCAGCGATTGGCGCAGTTACCCGTTCCGGTTGGTGCCCGGCGACGACCAGTTGGAGTTTCCCGCCGCCGAAGGCGAACACCCCGACCAGGAGTCGGACACCTGGTTCATCGCCGGTCAGCTGGACGCCGCCGAGTCGGATCGATCGTTTGCCTTCCTGACCATCTTCAACAAGAACCGCCCCGGGGGAACCGTCGTCGCGGACTTCTACACGATGGCGCTGTTCGACCTCGACACCGGCGACTACGGCACCTTCACCGACTACGACATGCCGCCGGCCAACATGGAGCCCGGCGCCCAGCGCAAGTTGACGATGGCATCCGGCCATCTCGACATCAACTACCACAGCAGCGCGGGAACCGCGTCGTGGACGACCAGCCGCAACGGCGATGGCGAACTGTTGCCCTACACCTACCGGGTCAGCCTGGTCGGTGAGGACCAATCCGGGCGGCCGATGCGATTGGATCTGGCCGTAACGCCAACGCGCGCACCGACTCCGGTGGGTGCATCGAGGTACAACGGAAAGATCGTCTGCTTCGGTCAAAGCGAAACCTACTCCTATTTCCAGACCGGCATGGCGATGACCGGCACCCTGCGCTGGGGCGACATGGTCCAGCAGGTGTCCGGCGCCAGCGGCCACGTCGACCGGCAGTGGTTCCCCAAGTACGCCGGCGGCGGGGGATCGGGGGGAGACCCGAGGGCCAGGTCGCACGAATGGCGCACGATCAACTTCGACAACGGTGTCGACCTGAGCATCTGGCGACAGTTCGATCGCGCCAACCGCAATGCACTGCAGCCGTTTACCGGTATCACGACCAGCCACCCGGATCCCGCGATCGCGCCGGAGTGCGCCGAAGACATCGAGGTCACGGTGAGCAGCTACGTGCGATGGCCGGAGGCGATGCGACCCCTGGTACGGCCCCTCGCCCCGGCACGGTACATGCCCGACCGGCACCGGATCACTTGTGCCACAATCCAACTGGATCTCGTCGGCGAGCCGTTGGTGGCGGCCCCGGCGCACGGCCTGCCGATCGAGTACATGGAGGGCCCCTACCGATACCGCGGAACGATGTGGGGAGAGCCGGTGACGGGCTTCGCCTTCAACGAGCGCTCGCTGGCCCTGTACCGGGATTGGGAGCTCGTCGACGTGTTGTCCACCACCGTCGCGGGCCTGGCACAGCCGGACCCCACACTGCAAGCCATGGTGGATCAGGTCGTGCCGCTGGTGGCGGCCGGCCGTCGCAAGGACGCCGTCGAGCTGCTGTTCGCCTCGGCACCCGTCGAAAACGACACGCTGGCAAAGCTTCTCGACGATCTGATCGCGGTGCTGTCATCCGATCCCGGCTGA